The Deltaproteobacteria bacterium genomic sequence CAGGTTCGTGCTCGAGGTGTACGGGCCGAAGTAATCCGCGCCGTCCTTGGCGAAGCGCCGCACCTGCGTGAGCCGCGGCCACGCCTCGCTGCGGTCGAGCCGCAGCGCGAGGTACTGCTTGTCGTCGCGCAGGCGCACGTTGAACGGCGGCCTGTGCTGCTTGATCAGCTCGTTCTCGAGCAAGAGCGCGTTCTTCACGCTGTCGGTCACGAGCACCGCCACGTCCCCGACGCGCGCCATCAGGTTCGGCACCTGCATGCGCCCGTCGCCGCCCGCGAAGTACTGCTTCACGCGGCTGCGCAGGTTCTGCGCCTTGCCGACGTAGAGCACTTTCCCGCGCGCGCTCTTCAGCAGGTAGACGCCCGGCGTCTGCGGCAGCGCAGAAGCGCGCTCAGCGAGATCGGCGGCGGTATCGGTCACGCCCGGCAAGGTACCCGCGCTGCGCGCGCGGCGACGTTCAGTCCGGGAACGACTCCCGCGCGCGCGGGCAGCCGAGCCGCCTACTTCACCTCGCGCGCCAGCACGATCTGGTAGACGCGCTTCGCGAAGTACCAGCGGCCGCCGCGCTTCACGTAGTCGTCCTCGTAGCGGCCGTGGATCGCGCGCTTCGTGCCGTCCTTGCCGTGCAGCTCTTCTTGCTGCCACCACGTCGCGTGCGCGGTGTCGCCGGTGACGACGATCGGGCCGGCGGAGGCGTAGAAGCCGACGAACGAGTAGCCGGACATCGCGCCCTGCCACATCGGGA encodes the following:
- a CDS encoding nuclear transport factor 2 family protein, with translation MVSSGPVEDRLAIRELVESYNDAVMRFDGEAWKANWLEDATWSLPGMGDVKGRDKFFPMWQGAMSGYSFVGFYASAGPIVVTGDTAHATWWQQEELHGKDGTKRAIHGRYEDDYVKRGGRWYFAKRVYQIVLAREVK